The Hyphomonadaceae bacterium ML37 genome includes a region encoding these proteins:
- the clpA gene encoding ATP-dependent Clp protease ATP-binding subunit ClpA produces MPSFSSALEHSLTRALAAAKERKHEYATLEHLLLILCEDEDAAAVMRACDVDVDELRETLLDYVERELASLVIETGEDAKPTAGFQRVIQRAVIHVQNSGRDEVTGANVLVALFAERESHAAYFLAERDMTRYDAVNFISHGIAKRPGASEALPARGADDEDEDEAAPAAADDKDKDDALAAYCVDLNAKARAGDVDPLIGRDHEVERCIQVLCRRRKNNPLLVGDPGVGKTAIAEGLARKIIEHDVPDVLEKAVIYSLDMGTLLAGTRYRGDFEERVKQVVKALEQRPHAILFIDEIHTVIGAGATSGGAMDASNLLKPALQSGSLRCMGSTTYKEYRQHFEKDRALARRFQKIDVVEPSVADSIKILQGLRPYFEDFHDIRFTNEALKTAVELSDRYIGDRKLPDKAIDVIDEAGASMRLLPQSRRKKTIGVKDVEAVVAKIARIPAKSVSKSDETVLKDLDATLKRVVFGQDEAIAKLASAIKLARAGLREPHKPIGCYLFSGPTGVGKTEVARQLASSLGVELLRFDMSEYMERHTVSRLLGAPPGYVGYDQGGQLTDAVDQHPHSVLLLDEIEKAHPDIFNILLQVMDNGQLTDANGKKIDCRNIILIMTTNAGASDAAKESIGFGRGKREGEDTAAIERLFTPEFRNRLDATIAFSGLKPEVVGRVVEKFVLQLEAQLAERGVTFELSEAATLWLARKGYDENFGARPLGRVIQEHIKKPLADEILFGQLKKGGVVKVDIDPADAERLDFEIIPADRLKAAKPKKTPKKAPEQAPVE; encoded by the coding sequence TTGCCCTCATTTTCATCCGCCCTTGAGCACAGCCTCACCCGCGCCCTGGCCGCCGCCAAGGAGCGCAAGCACGAGTACGCCACGCTCGAGCACTTGCTGCTGATCCTGTGCGAGGATGAGGACGCGGCCGCCGTCATGCGCGCCTGCGACGTGGATGTGGATGAGCTGCGCGAGACCCTTCTCGATTATGTCGAGCGCGAGCTGGCGAGCCTGGTGATCGAGACCGGCGAGGACGCCAAGCCGACGGCCGGTTTCCAGCGCGTGATCCAGCGCGCCGTGATCCATGTGCAGAATTCCGGCCGTGACGAGGTGACCGGCGCCAATGTCCTGGTCGCCCTGTTCGCCGAGCGCGAAAGCCATGCGGCCTATTTCCTGGCCGAGCGCGACATGACCCGGTACGACGCGGTCAACTTCATCTCCCATGGCATTGCCAAGCGCCCCGGCGCCAGCGAGGCGCTCCCGGCCCGCGGCGCGGACGATGAAGACGAGGACGAAGCCGCGCCCGCCGCGGCCGACGACAAGGACAAGGATGATGCGCTGGCGGCGTATTGCGTCGATCTCAACGCCAAGGCCCGCGCCGGCGATGTGGACCCGCTGATCGGGCGCGACCACGAGGTGGAGCGCTGCATCCAGGTGCTGTGCCGCCGCCGCAAGAACAACCCGCTTCTGGTGGGCGATCCGGGCGTGGGCAAAACCGCCATCGCCGAAGGCTTGGCCCGCAAGATCATCGAGCACGATGTGCCTGATGTGCTGGAAAAAGCCGTCATCTATTCGCTCGACATGGGCACACTGCTGGCGGGCACGCGCTATCGCGGCGACTTCGAAGAGCGCGTCAAGCAGGTGGTCAAGGCGCTGGAGCAACGCCCCCACGCCATCCTGTTCATCGACGAGATTCACACCGTCATCGGCGCCGGCGCCACGTCGGGCGGCGCGATGGACGCGTCCAACCTTTTGAAGCCGGCGCTGCAGTCAGGCTCCCTGCGCTGCATGGGCTCGACCACTTACAAGGAATACCGCCAGCACTTCGAGAAAGACCGCGCGCTCGCCCGCCGCTTCCAGAAGATTGATGTGGTCGAACCGTCCGTGGCCGATTCCATCAAGATCCTGCAGGGCCTGCGCCCGTATTTCGAGGATTTCCACGATATCCGCTTCACCAATGAAGCGCTGAAAACCGCCGTGGAGCTGTCCGACCGCTATATCGGCGACCGCAAGCTGCCCGACAAAGCCATCGACGTGATCGACGAGGCCGGGGCCTCAATGCGCCTGCTGCCGCAGTCCCGCCGGAAGAAGACCATCGGGGTCAAGGACGTGGAAGCCGTGGTCGCCAAGATCGCGCGCATCCCGGCCAAGTCGGTGTCGAAATCCGACGAGACGGTCCTCAAGGACCTCGACGCCACGCTCAAGCGGGTGGTGTTCGGTCAGGACGAGGCTATCGCCAAGCTGGCCAGCGCCATCAAGCTGGCGCGCGCCGGCCTTCGCGAACCGCACAAGCCCATCGGCTGCTATCTGTTCTCCGGACCCACGGGCGTAGGCAAGACCGAGGTGGCCCGCCAGCTCGCCTCCTCGCTGGGAGTGGAGCTGCTGCGCTTTGACATGAGCGAATACATGGAGCGCCACACGGTGAGCCGCCTGCTCGGCGCGCCTCCGGGCTATGTCGGCTATGACCAGGGCGGCCAGCTGACCGACGCGGTGGACCAGCACCCCCATTCGGTGCTGCTGCTCGACGAGATCGAGAAGGCCCACCCGGACATTTTTAACATCCTCCTGCAGGTGATGGATAACGGCCAGCTGACAGACGCCAACGGCAAGAAGATCGACTGCCGCAACATCATCCTGATCATGACCACCAATGCCGGCGCGTCGGATGCGGCCAAGGAATCCATCGGCTTCGGGCGCGGCAAGCGCGAGGGCGAGGACACGGCGGCCATCGAACGCCTGTTCACGCCGGAATTCCGCAACCGCCTCGACGCCACCATCGCCTTCTCCGGCCTGAAGCCCGAAGTGGTCGGCCGCGTCGTGGAGAAATTCGTGCTCCAGCTGGAAGCCCAGCTGGCCGAGCGCGGCGTCACGTTCGAGCTGTCTGAGGCCGCCACGCTCTGGCTGGCGCGCAAGGGCTATGACGAGAATTTCGGCGCCCGTCCGCTGGGCCGCGTCATCCAGGAGCACATCAAGAAGCCCCTGGCTGACGAGATCCTGTTCGGTCAGCTGAAAAAGGGCGGCGTGGTCAAGGTCGATATCGACCCGGCCGACGCCGAGCGCCTCGACTTCGAGATTATCCCCGCCGACAGGCTGAAGGCCGCGAAGCCGAAGAAGACGCCGAAGAAAGCGCCCGAGCAGGCGCCGGTGGAGTAG
- a CDS encoding HIT family protein, protein MSLHGTYDDQNIFAKILRGDAPSVKVFEDKQVIAIMDVFPQSEGHVLVIPKARARNLLDLPAEAASAAMERVQQVARAVEAALKPDGVMVAQFSGAAAGQTVFHVHFHVIPRWADRQIAGHGQAGQADVKALEALAERIRAKL, encoded by the coding sequence ATGAGCCTGCACGGGACCTATGACGACCAGAATATTTTCGCGAAGATCCTGCGCGGCGACGCCCCTTCGGTCAAAGTGTTTGAGGACAAGCAAGTTATTGCAATCATGGATGTTTTTCCCCAAAGCGAGGGGCATGTGCTGGTCATCCCGAAGGCGCGGGCGCGCAATCTGCTCGACCTTCCCGCCGAGGCCGCGTCCGCCGCCATGGAGCGCGTCCAGCAGGTGGCCCGGGCGGTGGAGGCGGCGCTGAAACCCGACGGCGTCATGGTCGCCCAGTTCAGCGGCGCGGCGGCGGGTCAGACCGTATTTCACGTGCATTTTCATGTCATTCCGCGCTGGGCCGACCGCCAGATCGCAGGCCATGGCCAGGCCGGTCAGGCAGATGTGAAGGCGCTCGAAGCGCTGGCCGAACGGATAAGGGCAAAACTCTGA
- the phaP gene encoding TIGR01841 family phasin (Members of this family are phasins (small proteins associated with inclusions such as PHA granules). Note that several different families of phasins have been named PhaP despite very little sequence similarity to each other.): MTTETGTMSTTIDQTTGGNADASGYVAPDTAAVQLSPKTEARPATARTSSGKAARAPSPPRKMTGVITMAAAAKKDPAKEAFETVTAASNDAIKDGFEKSVNALNEFTAFQKDTVDAMIASATTTAKSIEEINTAAVAYAKKSMEDSAAAAKTMASAKSVQELIEVQADYAKSAMEAYLAEITRQSELMSGLVKQSFKPLNDRAAAAVELMQSQR, from the coding sequence ATGACGACCGAGACCGGAACAATGAGCACGACCATCGACCAGACGACGGGCGGCAACGCCGATGCGTCCGGATATGTCGCGCCCGATACGGCCGCCGTCCAGCTGTCCCCCAAGACCGAGGCCCGCCCCGCGACCGCACGGACATCATCCGGCAAAGCTGCGCGTGCGCCCTCGCCTCCCCGCAAAATGACAGGAGTCATCACCATGGCCGCCGCCGCCAAAAAAGATCCCGCCAAGGAAGCCTTCGAAACCGTCACCGCCGCGTCGAACGACGCAATCAAGGACGGCTTTGAAAAGTCCGTGAACGCGCTGAACGAGTTCACTGCGTTCCAGAAAGACACCGTTGACGCCATGATCGCGTCGGCCACCACCACCGCCAAGTCGATCGAAGAGATCAACACCGCCGCGGTCGCCTACGCCAAGAAGTCGATGGAAGACTCCGCCGCTGCGGCCAAAACCATGGCCAGCGCCAAGTCCGTCCAGGAGCTCATCGAGGTCCAGGCCGACTACGCCAAGTCGGCGATGGAGGCCTATCTGGCCGAAATCACCCGCCAGTCCGAGCTGATGTCGGGCCTGGTCAAGCAATCGTTCAAGCCGCTCAACGACCGCGCCGCCGCGGCTGTCGAGCTGATGCAGTCGCAGCGCTAG
- a CDS encoding D-alanyl-D-alanine carboxypeptidase, with protein sequence MAHALIRWMASVLAVLAFASAGAAAQSERYAAFVADMESGEVLHARRADAMRFPASLTKMMTLYILFEAERDGRVSLSDELVVSAEAASRPASRLGLAEGATIAVEDAVRALIIASANDVAVVVAEHLGGTETAFAQAMTERARRLGLTSTTFRNASGLPDPLQRTTARDMARLAYALRRDFPERYAYFSETRFVWNGRTINSHNTLVNTMPGVDGLKTGYIRASGFNVALTAQRDGRQLVAIIMGGASPAVRDAHARELIDAAFITLDARDQGRLLATLEAPRLNPIREQEILTAELADMPAQTAQGSAGAAPPVRVTLADVDELAEPARAAEPALALPRGWSIQVGAYGSEAAARARLETVSALGISDLVAQAHHAPEPLLRGETRLWRARFAGLDADIARAACARLQARGEACFTVAPDA encoded by the coding sequence ATGGCGCACGCACTCATTCGATGGATGGCTTCGGTTCTCGCCGTGCTGGCGTTCGCCAGCGCGGGGGCTGCGGCGCAGTCGGAACGCTACGCGGCCTTCGTGGCCGACATGGAAAGCGGCGAGGTGCTGCATGCGCGCAGGGCCGACGCCATGCGCTTTCCCGCCTCGCTGACCAAGATGATGACGCTCTACATTCTGTTTGAAGCCGAGCGTGACGGGCGGGTTTCGCTGAGCGACGAGCTGGTTGTGTCGGCGGAAGCCGCGTCGCGTCCGGCCTCGAGGCTGGGGCTGGCTGAAGGCGCCACCATCGCGGTGGAAGATGCCGTGCGGGCGCTGATCATCGCCAGCGCCAATGATGTCGCCGTCGTGGTCGCCGAGCATCTGGGCGGCACAGAAACCGCCTTTGCGCAGGCCATGACCGAGCGCGCCCGCCGTCTGGGCCTCACCTCCACCACCTTCCGCAATGCCTCGGGCCTGCCCGATCCGCTGCAGCGCACGACGGCGCGCGACATGGCGCGTCTTGCGTATGCCCTGCGCCGCGATTTTCCTGAGCGCTACGCCTATTTCTCCGAGACGCGCTTTGTCTGGAACGGCCGAACCATCAACAGCCACAACACGCTGGTCAACACCATGCCGGGCGTGGACGGACTGAAGACCGGCTATATCCGCGCGTCAGGATTCAATGTGGCGCTGACGGCGCAGCGCGACGGGCGCCAGCTGGTGGCCATTATCATGGGCGGGGCTTCGCCTGCGGTGCGCGACGCCCATGCCAGAGAGCTGATCGACGCAGCTTTCATCACGCTGGACGCGCGCGATCAGGGCCGGTTGCTCGCGACATTGGAGGCGCCGCGCCTCAACCCCATACGCGAACAGGAAATTCTGACCGCCGAGCTGGCAGACATGCCCGCCCAGACCGCCCAGGGCTCCGCTGGCGCCGCCCCGCCCGTGCGGGTGACTTTGGCCGATGTGGACGAGCTGGCCGAGCCGGCGCGCGCCGCAGAGCCTGCGCTGGCGCTGCCGCGGGGCTGGTCCATTCAGGTTGGCGCCTATGGCTCTGAAGCGGCGGCGCGGGCGCGGCTGGAAACCGTGTCAGCATTGGGGATCAGCGATCTGGTGGCGCAGGCGCATCACGCCCCGGAGCCCTTGTTGCGCGGCGAGACCCGGCTGTGGCGCGCCCGGTTTGCGGGGCTGGACGCAGACATCGCCCGGGCGGCCTGCGCCCGGCTGCAGGCGCGCGGCGAGGCGTGTTTCACGGTGGCGCCGGACGCCTGA
- a CDS encoding molecular chaperone DjiA, giving the protein MEFWRKLAALLTGSQDPFDCAEEDCPPGRRVDDAEFAMALIGLGAKMAKADGEVSREEVAAFAQVFRAPPGFEAPLARAFDLAKQTTLGFDGYARRLARRFQHHPAVLEDVLDGLFHIAKADGRVTAQEEAYLEAVAEIFGFDAHGFERIKYTHIAAPHDDPYVILGVSRAASDAEVKTAYRAIASQNHPDRLMARGAPAELQRIAVDKMAVINAAYDAVMQARGVRPRRLEAQPG; this is encoded by the coding sequence ATGGAATTCTGGCGCAAGCTCGCCGCCCTTCTGACCGGATCGCAAGACCCGTTCGACTGCGCGGAGGAGGACTGCCCGCCGGGCCGGCGCGTAGATGATGCCGAGTTCGCCATGGCGCTGATCGGGCTGGGCGCCAAGATGGCCAAGGCCGATGGCGAGGTCAGCCGCGAGGAGGTGGCCGCCTTCGCCCAGGTGTTCCGTGCGCCGCCGGGCTTCGAGGCGCCGCTGGCGCGCGCGTTCGATCTGGCCAAGCAGACCACGCTGGGCTTTGACGGCTATGCAAGACGCCTCGCCCGCCGCTTCCAGCATCACCCGGCGGTGCTGGAGGATGTGCTGGACGGATTGTTCCACATCGCCAAGGCCGACGGGCGCGTGACCGCACAGGAGGAGGCGTATCTCGAAGCCGTGGCGGAGATTTTCGGCTTTGACGCCCACGGCTTCGAACGGATCAAATACACCCATATCGCCGCGCCCCATGATGACCCCTACGTGATCTTGGGCGTGAGCCGCGCCGCCAGCGACGCAGAGGTGAAGACCGCCTACCGCGCCATCGCCTCGCAAAACCATCCTGACCGCCTGATGGCGCGAGGCGCCCCGGCGGAGCTGCAGCGCATCGCGGTGGACAAGATGGCGGTCATCAATGCGGCCTATGACGCCGTGATGCAGGCGCGCGGCGTCCGCCCGCGACGGCTGGAGGCGCAGCCGGGGTGA
- a CDS encoding RidA family protein, with the protein MTAPQTPAQNLIESRLADLGITLPAPVAPVANYVPFVRSGALVHISGQISLGPDGLVAGRLGAGMELEAGQAAARLCAINLIAQFKAACGGDLTKVARIVKLGGFVNADPAFTDIPKVINGASDLMVAVFGEAGRHARSAVGVAVLPLGAAVEVDAVIEIG; encoded by the coding sequence GTGACCGCTCCCCAGACCCCCGCCCAGAACCTGATCGAATCCCGCCTGGCCGATCTGGGGATCACCCTGCCCGCGCCCGTGGCGCCGGTGGCCAATTACGTGCCCTTTGTGCGTTCGGGCGCGCTGGTCCACATTTCCGGCCAGATATCGCTGGGCCCGGACGGGCTGGTGGCCGGGCGCCTGGGCGCAGGGATGGAGCTGGAGGCCGGCCAGGCCGCGGCGCGCCTGTGCGCCATCAATCTCATCGCCCAGTTCAAGGCGGCCTGCGGCGGCGACCTCACCAAGGTGGCGCGCATCGTGAAGCTGGGCGGGTTCGTCAATGCGGACCCCGCCTTCACCGACATTCCCAAAGTGATCAACGGCGCCTCGGACCTGATGGTGGCGGTGTTCGGCGAGGCCGGGCGCCACGCCCGCTCGGCGGTGGGGGTGGCGGTGCTGCCGCTGGGCGCCGCGGTGGAGGTGGACGCGGTGATTGAGATCGGGTGA
- a CDS encoding DUF4258 domain-containing protein: MTELTLTKHARTRLQQRGLKAKDIELIAEYGETIERGLLMTAEAVDEALADLRNKISRLEKLKGRVLITDGEIAITTYRANHKKIGYLNESNT, encoded by the coding sequence ATGACTGAGCTGACCTTGACAAAGCACGCACGTACGCGCCTTCAACAACGTGGCCTGAAGGCCAAAGACATAGAGCTTATAGCCGAGTATGGGGAAACCATTGAAAGAGGCTTGTTGATGACAGCCGAAGCGGTCGATGAGGCTCTTGCGGATTTGAGAAATAAAATCAGCAGACTTGAAAAGTTAAAGGGCCGGGTATTGATAACCGATGGTGAAATCGCAATCACAACCTACCGAGCCAATCACAAAAAAATCGGATACCTAAATGAAAGTAATACATAA
- the clpS gene encoding ATP-dependent Clp protease adapter ClpS — protein MTERRKDDEDAGRGAGVALETRTRTKRPSMYKVLLLNDDYTPMEFVVGVLMTIFHKNAEEATRIMLHVHQHGVGVCGVFTFEVAETKVAQVMDAARRSQHPLQCTMEKD, from the coding sequence ATGACTGAACGGCGCAAGGATGACGAGGACGCCGGACGCGGCGCAGGCGTCGCGCTCGAAACGCGCACGCGCACTAAGCGCCCGTCAATGTACAAGGTCCTGCTGTTAAACGACGATTACACCCCGATGGAGTTCGTCGTGGGCGTTCTGATGACGATTTTTCACAAGAACGCTGAGGAAGCGACTCGCATCATGCTCCATGTGCACCAACATGGAGTGGGGGTCTGCGGCGTGTTTACGTTTGAAGTGGCCGAGACCAAAGTAGCCCAGGTGATGGACGCCGCACGGCGCTCGCAGCACCCTCTGCAGTGCACCATGGAAAAGGATTAG
- a CDS encoding alpha/beta hydrolase, whose amino-acid sequence MRAMVRGIGGGGRPAQAGAARQAMRMALCEPVHARETAITAADGRVLAACLYAPARPQAVMVINPATGYTQGFYRPFAEAAAARGWAALTFDYRGQGASLDGPPRTDPARMLDWARYDAPAAAAHASALYPGLKVDVVGHSVGGQFAGLIEPHVPVRALALLSSSGPYWGHHAPSMRAQAWAFWRLYGPAALAMTGHVPRGALWRGAPLPPGVWRDWRRFGVNREGLRDVFAEHGLDARWRAFSAPVRAWVPDDDPIATPGGVRWLLERYERAPSDMKIVRRDDLRRGPIGHDGLFRERMSDVFWPQVFGWLSHDPLKVAAE is encoded by the coding sequence ATGCGCGCCATGGTGCGCGGCATTGGGGGAGGCGGGCGTCCGGCCCAGGCGGGCGCGGCGCGACAGGCGATGCGCATGGCGTTATGTGAACCCGTACACGCGCGCGAGACCGCGATAACCGCCGCCGATGGCCGGGTGCTGGCGGCGTGCCTGTACGCGCCGGCGCGGCCCCAGGCCGTGATGGTGATCAACCCGGCCACCGGCTACACGCAAGGCTTCTACCGCCCGTTTGCTGAGGCCGCCGCCGCGCGCGGCTGGGCGGCGCTGACGTTTGATTATCGCGGCCAGGGCGCCTCGCTGGACGGGCCGCCGCGCACCGATCCTGCCCGCATGCTCGACTGGGCGCGCTATGACGCGCCGGCCGCCGCCGCCCACGCCAGCGCGCTTTATCCTGGCCTGAAGGTGGATGTGGTGGGCCATTCGGTGGGGGGGCAATTTGCCGGCCTGATCGAGCCGCATGTGCCGGTGCGCGCGCTGGCGCTCCTGTCCTCCTCCGGCCCCTATTGGGGCCATCATGCGCCATCGATGCGCGCGCAGGCGTGGGCGTTCTGGCGGCTGTACGGCCCGGCGGCGCTGGCCATGACCGGCCATGTGCCGCGCGGGGCGCTGTGGCGCGGCGCGCCCCTGCCGCCGGGCGTGTGGCGCGACTGGCGCCGGTTCGGCGTCAACCGCGAGGGATTGCGCGATGTGTTCGCCGAGCACGGGCTGGACGCGCGCTGGCGCGCCTTCTCCGCCCCGGTGCGCGCCTGGGTCCCCGATGACGACCCCATCGCCACGCCGGGCGGCGTGCGCTGGCTGCTGGAGCGCTATGAGCGCGCCCCCAGCGACATGAAAATCGTGCGCCGCGACGATCTGCGCCGCGGCCCCATCGGCCATGACGGCCTGTTCCGTGAGCGCATGTCCGACGTCTTCTGGCCGCAGGTTTTTGGGTGGCTCAGCCATGATCCGTTGAAGGTGGCGGCGGAGTAG
- a CDS encoding GNAT family N-acetyltransferase — translation MTSLRLSLAETLRAAPERTWDALSCTVQPESCPPQPDSRHQEGVVSSPKRGTSPFTSWAFLDALETSGSVGAGTGWAPRHLLAHDADGALVGAMPMYLKEHSYGEYVFDHAWADALERAGGSYYPKLVTAIPFTPATGQRILTHCPETRNTLIEGGIAAARQLGASSWHVLFPDETDRQALDSQGLLARHDIQFIFTSEGYRDYADFLDALASRKRKALRKEREIAQANVNIELLTGSDITEAHWDVFFACYLDTGARKWGQPYLNREFFSLIGQSMADKILLVMASRDGRYIASALNFIGSDTLYGRYWGALDSHDSLHFELCYHQAIEYALSHGLTRVEAGAQGAHKLARGYRPHLVHSAHHIEHEGLRAAVARYLASERPAMIRECEAMDAESPFKTAP, via the coding sequence ATGACCTCCCTGCGCCTCTCCCTCGCCGAAACCTTGCGCGCCGCGCCCGAGCGGACGTGGGACGCCCTGTCATGTACCGTTCAGCCCGAGTCATGTCCCCCTCAACCCGATTCACGTCACCAGGAAGGGGTGGTTTCGTCACCCAAAAGGGGGACAAGCCCCTTCACCAGCTGGGCCTTTCTGGACGCGCTGGAAACGAGCGGAAGCGTCGGCGCAGGGACCGGCTGGGCGCCCCGCCACCTGCTGGCGCACGATGCGGACGGCGCGCTGGTGGGCGCTATGCCGATGTATCTAAAAGAACATTCCTACGGCGAATATGTCTTCGACCATGCCTGGGCCGATGCGCTGGAGCGAGCGGGCGGGAGTTATTACCCCAAGCTGGTCACCGCCATTCCCTTTACCCCCGCCACCGGCCAGCGCATCCTAACCCATTGTCCTGAAACCCGTAATACTCTCATCGAGGGCGGTATCGCCGCGGCCCGCCAGCTGGGCGCGTCGAGCTGGCATGTCCTGTTTCCCGACGAGACGGATCGTCAGGCCCTTGACTCTCAAGGGCTTCTCGCCCGGCACGACATCCAGTTCATCTTCACCAGCGAGGGCTACCGCGATTATGCCGACTTCCTCGACGCCCTGGCATCACGCAAACGCAAGGCCCTGCGCAAAGAGCGCGAAATCGCCCAAGCCAATGTCAACATTGAACTTTTGACCGGATCGGACATTACCGAAGCCCATTGGGACGTGTTCTTCGCCTGCTATCTCGACACCGGCGCGCGCAAATGGGGCCAGCCCTATCTCAACCGGGAATTCTTCTCGCTTATCGGCCAGAGCATGGCGGATAAAATCCTGCTGGTGATGGCGTCCCGCGACGGCCGGTATATCGCCAGCGCGTTGAATTTTATCGGGTCTGACACGCTCTATGGCCGCTATTGGGGGGCGCTGGATTCCCATGACAGCCTGCATTTCGAGCTCTGCTATCATCAGGCCATCGAGTACGCGCTGTCCCACGGCCTCACCCGCGTCGAAGCCGGCGCCCAGGGCGCCCACAAGCTCGCCCGCGGCTACCGCCCGCACCTGGTGCATTCAGCCCATCATATTGAACATGAAGGCCTTCGCGCCGCCGTCGCCCGCTATCTCGCCTCCGAACGCCCCGCCATGATCCGCGAATGCGAGGCGATGGACGCCGAGTCGCCGTTCAAGACCGCGCCCTGA